AACTTCCGGTATAGGATTCGAGTTCGTCGACGTCGAGGCCATGCACACGGCGGATGACGTCGGTGTCGACACGCCCCGATGTCTCGACGAAGTCGTTAGTCGCCCAGAGTTCACCGGGACTCGCCTTCGGGAGGGCTTGGATAGCTTCCTTAAACGAGCGCGAGTTCGCTGCCGAACACCGGGTTTCCGGTGGAACTTCATCGGGATATTCCCGGGAGTCGTTCTCAGTGAGGCCGACGAATTTTCGGTCTGTCTCTCGGGTTAGGAGATCGGCAAGCGGAAGGGGCGGTCGGTCGGTATCGGTGCGACTGGCGCTAGTATCGTTCTCGTCCCCACTGGTGTTCTCGGTCTCGTTCTCGTTCGAGTCGGAGCCGGGGGAGCGAGGCTGGCTGGAACTGGATTTGGATTCTGTTGACATGGGTGAGTCCTCGGTATCGAAAATGCCGTGGGAGTACGCACACGGCTGGGAGTGAACGGAGAACACGCAGAGACGAGACGACCGATCCCGTATCATGGGAGTTTGCCGCACAGTATTACAGCTACGAAGGGGAGTGGAGCGTGGAGAACCGCTAGAGCCGAGAGGAGAAAGATGGGGGGTGGTGGAGAGCCCGAACAGAATCCGTCCCGGTGGTCGTCAATCGACGCGCGGAACGCTTGGAGTGTTCTGTTTGGACATCCGATTCCCCCACCGAACAGGGGGGAACAAACAGGTGAGAGGGAAGCCGAGTCGGTCAGGCTGCTGTGGGTTACTCGTCTGCCTCACTAAGAGTACTTGTGAACGTCTGCTGGGCGGTGTCGCCCCGAGTGTTGGACATCTCCGAGAGCGACATTTCACGGCTGTCGTGCTCGGGGATGTGCTCTGTACCGCCGAAGTACTGGACGAAGCCGGGGCGAGCGTTACGGATTTTCTTCGCGGATGCGTCGCTGATGCCCGCGAGCTGGGAGTGATTGCGCCCATAGCAGACCCAGGCTGCGAGTTCGCCCATCGAGTCGAACTGCTTGACGAGCGTACTGCGGGCGTTCGAGGGAATGTCGAGGCCTTGAATTCGATAAAGTGTCCCCGAAGCGACGGCGTCGCTGGCGGGATCTTCCTCACCGCTCCAGATGGCTTTCAGCCGTCGAAGGTTCTCGCGGCGGCTCCCCGACTGCCACAGAACCTCCGCGTACTTCTCGGCGAGAGCGATCTCCGCGGCGTACGTGATGGACTCGAGGTCGGCATCCTCGAGATCGGGAACGTCTTCGGGGCCGGGGGCGGTGTTTTCGGGGTAGTCGCGACCGTCGATGGCCTCGACGTACTCATCTGAGCGGTAGTCTTGACGTTTGATTTCCCAGGTATCGTCGGTTAGTTCACGCCGGACGAAGTTCTCCGCGAATAGGTGGTAGTGTTCGACAGCGTAGTCCACGCCTTTGAGCGGGGCGAGGAGTGCGATAGCGAGTTGACTGGCCTTCTCGTCAGAGGCGTCAGGCCCCCAGTCGAATCCGCCGGGAGCGAGTCGGTGGACGAACAGATGCTTGTCGAGCAGGTTATCGCCAGCGTGGACGAAGTTTCCGCCAACGCCTCTTTCGCCTTGGTACGGTTCGTTCTTCCATTTCGTTTTTCGCGAGTAATCGGGTTTTGCTGGCATGAGAGTAAGTCTGAAGGTGGGTTATCCATCAGCTGATTGGTGGGACTGCGACGGGTCCGAGGCGGGTCGTGCCTCGGTCGATGGTGTGGGACTCGATTGTGATTGCTCTAGGTTGGTCGGAGACGAATGGTAGATGAGGTACTCGTCGTCATCGGCAAGTGCCTCGAGAACGCAGGACGCGCAGCCCGCGTAGTCGTCTAGCCAGCTGTCGAGTCTATA
This region of Haloplanus salinus genomic DNA includes:
- a CDS encoding DUF6166 domain-containing protein, translating into MPAKPDYSRKTKWKNEPYQGERGVGGNFVHAGDNLLDKHLFVHRLAPGGFDWGPDASDEKASQLAIALLAPLKGVDYAVEHYHLFAENFVRRELTDDTWEIKRQDYRSDEYVEAIDGRDYPENTAPGPEDVPDLEDADLESITYAAEIALAEKYAEVLWQSGSRRENLRRLKAIWSGEEDPASDAVASGTLYRIQGLDIPSNARSTLVKQFDSMGELAAWVCYGRNHSQLAGISDASAKKIRNARPGFVQYFGGTEHIPEHDSREMSLSEMSNTRGDTAQQTFTSTLSEADE